The genomic stretch TCTTCCTTGTCCGTAGAACTTTCGCATTGCCTTATAAAGGTAAAAGGCAAAAATCAACAGAAAAATCCCCGAACTGCTAATATTGAATATGGTATCCAATGCTAGGCTAAGGATGAGCAAGATAAACAAGAGCGACTGATTGTGGAAACTAAAAATAAGATGATCGGTGTAGGTATAATTTTTTCTGATGTACACCAACCAAATGAAGACCGTGAACACGGGCATAAAGAAAAATATGATAAAAGGCAATTTGGAAATGGTGCTGTTGACCCAGCTGCCAGGTTCGCTTATGGCCCTTAAAATACTGTTGGCGGTATTAAAGGCCATTTTGTTGCCCGTTGTTTCCTCGATATTGTAAAGGGTTTGGGCCTGCTCAAAATTGTAAAGGGTGTCCTTTTTAATGGCGTGCCCAAAAAACTCGATTTTACTAAAAAAAGGCTCGGTGCCCGATTTGGTGCCAAGGCTCTTAAAATATGCTGATGGGTTTGCGTTCATAAAGGAATCCTTCTTCTTTTCACTCTTCTTTATTTCATTCATAAAAACTCCGAGAGAGTCCAAACTGCCCAGTTTTGCGGAAAGTTTTGGGTCCCCGTTTTTGACGGAGTCAAGATGTTGAAGGCCCACGGAAATGTTCGGGTTTAACTTTTTTAAGGAATCCAGGGTCATTTGGGTCGATCCGCTCTGTTTTTCATAGATGGTACTATCCACTTCTATGCCTCCCGATTCGGTATTGAATTTGAACGGTGAACCATTATAAATGGTGCCGTCGAATTTTTTGGCAGCTTGGTCCCAATCATCGAATTTGCTATTGTAGGCAAACATTAAAAAGTAAAGGAAGGCCAAGCTCAACAGAAAACGGAACGGATTGGTGTAGGTTACCCGTTTGCCATTAACGTAGTCTTTTGTGATTCGGCCGGGCCTCAAAAGCAATGCGGAAAGTGTTCTTAAAAGTTTGGAATCGTAATTGATCAACCCCGAAAAAAACTCGTTGATAAAATCCTTTAGTGTAAGTTTTTT from Flagellimonas oceani encodes the following:
- a CDS encoding DUF3667 domain-containing protein, with translation MGKKDSLITKGRYELKFRGVECLNCGHPLDMSDKYCPNCSQANSTKKLTLKDFINEFFSGLINYDSKLLRTLSALLLRPGRITKDYVNGKRVTYTNPFRFLLSLAFLYFLMFAYNSKFDDWDQAAKKFDGTIYNGSPFKFNTESGGIEVDSTIYEKQSGSTQMTLDSLKKLNPNISVGLQHLDSVKNGDPKLSAKLGSLDSLGVFMNEIKKSEKKKDSFMNANPSAYFKSLGTKSGTEPFFSKIEFFGHAIKKDTLYNFEQAQTLYNIEETTGNKMAFNTANSILRAISEPGSWVNSTISKLPFIIFFFMPVFTVFIWLVYIRKNYTYTDHLIFSFHNQSLLFILLILSLALDTIFNISSSGIFLLIFAFYLYKAMRKFYGQGRFKTIVKYIFLNTVFMILAFFTIIVTFAGSGLTY